In a genomic window of Fusobacterium sp.:
- a CDS encoding autotransporter outer membrane beta-barrel domain-containing protein has translation MRKYKKNIFLIGYFLMLTKFSFGATIEENHINNDFIYYNHSDESNKAQSVIDKDNTHLINNGTLAVTHYGENYDPESGGSMVMNAGNGIIILDLMNNIVINNNGLIEGIVKKYNNLPDSYIYNAGNGIHMMLGNIKTLNNSGYIQGGIYADEETPYINASYAGNGVYSYFTKSIINTGNIIGNSYINRYSQEEYVIGTSTSYNTNGIQSDFHTTANSGNIIGNLIINQNFSTINDFNSSISSTANGIFSFNMKELYNNGIISGNLALSNYTLAENYGGYFVYSGNGVYGSYNNVDIIENNGIIEGKTHHYRENNKGEIIAMQSGNGVFVHYITELNNNGTISGNSDYEAAEHSSQWYGNGIGGSNVNLINNSGVIKGNKNGIEIENIEVLNNNGIIIGQNIIISNEIKENNNNGIYINIDDSGNIINVTNGINQNRPDNIINAKLSDDGMDSFITVDSAGKFSDKIINGAGINNSTLNIDKSVSLHLSDSIVNAYGTALYMNMDAQVDAYNTIFNGGGINNDKDIIKIQSNSDLSLTGISIVNGKIGINGNNSTISIGNFVQLNGDIISNGKFNTIYLGNSETNQLSKSNDSNSLNIFHNISNFQNIHIESNVTLHESSQINSGDIRIEKGKLVVRVDGTKRDDTNRITGHALYSHVGKIDVIGNIPEEIPNADWGTVDAEYAKLIFKTNGLAQGTIIAMDGTDISEINDWNLGTTSIVNTARKEGNDIIIDIKKIDDIFTPPIIEPKPPVVDPKPPVIDPDPPIIDPEEPNDIKNDLGPIYDSIVNGNQLPNLDPTTNIEDKISEDAKKSLLSLLDQIYANNPYSFIGNISLESTRLYRKNIFNNKAPDENQWITSGQVTNSRDKYKNNKRSYKYGVESFSDSYHKKLDTTSILATAEYGINESLSLGIAMGGSHQKLSISNDSNVKGNTYYTGIFGRKEISNFTFTTGVGYQYGSYEVNRNIRNNYQTIINYGDVKTHSFDMYLDGKYTFQFENGFIIEPNIRLSQTFINQKKVSEKNNSLAIDVDRKNYSVPQIDLGMNFSKSIPLNKSVVTTTLGVGYSKNLGSENKELTGKMKDSTNFNFLGSNLNDDSYYINLKVQVENKNGVSYNVNAGIQQGKNKQENVNVGIGIGYRF, from the coding sequence ATGAGAAAATACAAAAAAAATATTTTTTTAATTGGTTATTTTTTAATGCTAACAAAATTCTCCTTTGGTGCTACTATTGAAGAAAATCATATTAATAATGACTTTATTTACTATAATCATTCTGATGAAAGCAACAAAGCTCAATCTGTTATTGATAAGGATAATACACACTTAATAAATAATGGTACTCTTGCTGTGACTCACTATGGGGAAAATTATGACCCTGAATCAGGTGGCAGTATGGTAATGAATGCAGGTAATGGGATTATTATTTTGGATTTAATGAATAACATTGTTATAAATAATAATGGTCTCATAGAAGGGATAGTAAAAAAATATAATAACCTACCAGACAGCTATATTTATAATGCAGGTAATGGAATTCATATGATGCTTGGTAATATTAAAACACTAAATAATTCTGGTTATATACAAGGAGGTATATATGCTGATGAAGAAACTCCATATATAAACGCTTCATACGCAGGTAATGGAGTATACAGCTATTTTACTAAAAGTATAATTAATACTGGAAATATAATAGGAAATAGCTATATTAACCGTTATAGCCAGGAAGAATATGTTATAGGTACTTCTACAAGTTATAATACCAATGGAATTCAAAGTGATTTTCATACAACTGCTAATAGCGGAAATATAATAGGAAATCTTATTATAAATCAAAATTTTTCTACTATTAATGATTTTAATTCATCAATTTCTAGTACTGCTAATGGGATTTTTTCATTTAACATGAAAGAATTATATAACAATGGAATTATAAGTGGTAATCTTGCACTTAGTAACTATACTTTAGCAGAGAATTATGGTGGATATTTTGTGTATTCTGGAAATGGAGTTTATGGAAGTTATAATAATGTTGATATTATTGAAAATAATGGGATTATTGAAGGTAAAACTCATCATTATAGAGAAAATAACAAAGGTGAAATTATTGCTATGCAAAGTGGAAATGGAGTTTTTGTCCATTACATAACAGAGCTTAATAATAATGGAACTATCTCTGGTAACTCAGATTATGAAGCTGCAGAACATTCATCTCAATGGTATGGGAATGGAATAGGTGGCAGTAATGTAAATTTAATTAATAATAGTGGTGTTATTAAAGGAAATAAAAATGGAATTGAAATTGAAAATATTGAAGTTTTAAATAATAATGGAATCATAATAGGTCAAAACATTATTATTTCTAATGAAATAAAAGAAAATAATAATAATGGGATATACATCAATATAGATGATTCTGGAAATATAATTAATGTAACAAATGGCATAAATCAAAATAGACCTGACAATATTATTAATGCTAAACTTTCAGATGATGGTATGGATAGCTTCATTACTGTTGACTCTGCTGGTAAGTTCTCTGATAAAATAATTAATGGTGCTGGTATTAATAATAGTACACTAAACATTGACAAGTCTGTCAGTTTACATTTATCAGACTCTATAGTTAATGCATATGGAACAGCTCTTTATATGAATATGGATGCTCAAGTGGATGCATATAATACCATTTTTAATGGTGGTGGTATTAATAATGACAAAGACATCATAAAAATACAAAGTAATTCAGATCTTAGTTTGACAGGGATTTCTATTGTTAACGGAAAAATAGGTATCAATGGGAATAATTCTACTATTTCTATAGGCAATTTTGTTCAATTGAATGGTGATATAATTTCTAACGGAAAATTTAATACTATTTATTTAGGGAATTCTGAAACTAATCAGCTTTCTAAAAGTAATGATTCCAATAGTTTAAATATATTTCACAATATTAGTAACTTTCAAAACATACATATAGAAAGTAATGTTACTTTACATGAAAGTTCTCAGATAAATTCAGGAGATATAAGAATAGAAAAAGGAAAATTAGTAGTAAGAGTCGATGGAACGAAAAGAGATGATACTAACAGAATAACAGGACATGCTTTATATTCACATGTTGGAAAAATAGATGTTATTGGAAATATTCCTGAAGAAATACCCAATGCTGATTGGGGAACAGTAGATGCAGAATATGCTAAATTAATTTTTAAAACTAATGGACTGGCACAAGGAACTATTATTGCTATGGATGGTACTGATATCAGTGAGATAAATGACTGGAATCTTGGGACAACTAGTATAGTAAATACAGCTCGAAAAGAAGGAAATGACATTATTATTGATATAAAAAAAATTGATGATATTTTCACTCCGCCAATTATAGAGCCAAAACCTCCAGTTGTTGATCCAAAACCTCCGGTTATAGACCCAGATCCTCCAATTATAGACCCAGAAGAACCTAATGATATAAAAAATGATTTGGGACCTATATATGATTCAATAGTAAATGGCAATCAATTACCAAATCTTGACCCTACTACTAATATTGAAGATAAAATATCAGAAGATGCTAAAAAAAGTTTATTATCATTATTAGATCAGATATATGCAAATAACCCTTATAGTTTTATTGGGAATATATCGTTAGAGAGTACAAGATTATACAGAAAAAATATTTTCAACAATAAAGCACCTGATGAAAATCAGTGGATAACATCAGGACAAGTAACAAATTCAAGGGATAAGTATAAAAATAATAAAAGATCTTATAAATATGGTGTTGAGTCTTTTAGTGATAGTTATCATAAAAAGTTAGATACTACAAGTATATTAGCTACTGCGGAATATGGGATAAATGAAAGTTTATCTTTAGGAATAGCAATGGGAGGTTCTCACCAAAAGTTATCAATATCTAATGATTCAAATGTGAAAGGAAATACTTATTATACTGGAATATTTGGTAGGAAAGAAATTAGTAACTTTACTTTTACTACTGGAGTTGGATATCAATATGGAAGTTATGAAGTTAATAGGAATATTAGAAATAATTATCAGACAATAATTAATTATGGAGATGTTAAAACTCACTCTTTTGATATGTATTTAGATGGTAAATATACATTTCAATTTGAAAATGGATTTATAATTGAACCAAATATAAGACTTTCTCAAACTTTTATTAATCAGAAAAAGGTTTCAGAAAAAAATAATTCATTAGCTATTGATGTAGACAGAAAAAATTATTCTGTACCACAGATTGATTTAGGAATGAATTTTTCCAAATCTATTCCACTTAATAAATCAGTAGTTACTACTACTCTTGGTGTAGGATATAGCAAAAACTTAGGTTCTGAAAACAAAGAATTAACAGGAAAAATGAAAGATAGTACAAATTTTAATTTTTTAGGCAGTAATTTGAATGATGATTCATATTACATCAATTTAAAAGTACAAGTAGAAAATAAAAATGGAGTATCATACAATGTTAATGCTGGTATTCAGCAAGGAAAAAACAAACAAGAGAATGTTAATGTTGGAATTGGAATTGGATATAGATTTTAA
- a CDS encoding flavodoxin family protein, producing MKVMLLNGSPNEKGCTYTALREVEKVLNKHEIETEIVYLGKKPIAGCIACSKCFETGKCIWNDKVNEITERSAEIDGLIIGSPVYYASANGSLTAFLDRLFFSAGEKMAGKLGASIVSCRRAGSTAAFDQLNKYFTISNMPIVSSNYWNQVHGFTPEDVMQDKEGLQIMRTLGENMAWLLKCIEAGKKMNIPNPEYEEKIMTNFIK from the coding sequence ATGAAGGTAATGTTACTAAATGGAAGCCCAAACGAGAAAGGATGTACTTATACTGCATTGAGAGAAGTAGAGAAAGTCCTAAACAAACATGAAATAGAAACAGAGATTGTGTACCTTGGAAAAAAACCTATTGCTGGATGTATTGCCTGCTCTAAATGCTTTGAAACAGGAAAATGTATCTGGAATGATAAAGTAAATGAAATAACAGAAAGATCAGCTGAAATAGATGGGCTGATTATTGGTTCACCAGTATATTATGCAAGTGCTAATGGAAGTTTAACTGCATTTTTAGACAGATTATTCTTTTCAGCAGGAGAAAAAATGGCTGGAAAATTAGGAGCTTCTATAGTTTCCTGTCGCCGTGCAGGCTCTACAGCTGCATTTGATCAGCTAAATAAGTATTTTACAATCAGTAATATGCCTATTGTTTCATCTAATTATTGGAACCAAGTACATGGATTTACTCCAGAAGATGTAATGCAAGATAAAGAAGGATTACAAATAATGCGTACTCTTGGTGAAAATATGGCATGGTTGTTAAAATGTATAGAAGCTGGGAAAAAAATGAATATACCAAACCCAGAATATGAAGAGAAAATAATGACTAATTTTATTAAATAA
- a CDS encoding cyclase family protein: protein MKIYDLTHKIENNMPVYCEMEKPDIKQLFSYKKDGVNIVDLGLTSHLGTHLDTPFHILENGKNICDFSIDTFFGKGLCIFFKNLDTLDFKLLKNIDYLLIYTGWDKYWNEEKYFKNYPVISKRSAEKIANSHLKGIGIDCISPDSYVSKELENHNILLKSDKIIVENLCKLENLLEKEFYFSCMPLKIAVDGCPIRAIAIEM, encoded by the coding sequence ATGAAAATATATGATTTAACACACAAAATAGAAAATAATATGCCAGTATATTGTGAGATGGAAAAACCTGATATAAAGCAGCTTTTTTCTTATAAAAAAGATGGAGTAAACATAGTTGATTTGGGTCTTACTTCGCATCTTGGAACTCATTTAGATACTCCCTTTCATATCTTGGAAAATGGAAAAAATATCTGTGATTTTTCCATTGATACCTTTTTTGGAAAAGGGTTGTGTATTTTCTTTAAGAATTTAGATACTCTTGATTTTAAATTATTAAAAAACATTGATTATTTATTAATTTATACTGGTTGGGATAAATATTGGAATGAAGAAAAATACTTCAAAAATTATCCAGTTATTTCAAAAAGGTCAGCTGAAAAAATAGCAAACTCACATTTAAAAGGAATTGGGATAGATTGTATTTCACCAGACAGCTATGTTTCAAAAGAATTAGAAAATCATAATATACTTTTAAAAAGTGATAAGATAATAGTGGAAAATTTATGTAAATTAGAAAATCTTTTAGAAAAAGAATTTTATTTTTCATGTATGCCATTAAAAATAGCTGTGGATGGCTGCCCTATCAGAGCTATTGCAATAGAAATGTAA
- a CDS encoding ShlB/FhaC/HecB family hemolysin secretion/activation protein, giving the protein MKIKGICFWLFLVFSYCAHANQQELIREERRRQSEEIRKLEKNELKDKVKLNEIEEDVQAMGSEIRNIVIEGNTILKKSEIEVLKKRYIGKKGGKNILNLMKELENLYLEGGYISVRVKIDMEKSKIPEGEIFLKVIEGHLEEIRFKDEKNKKKLKIFTSFPISKGKVLNINDLDQGIDNLNSVSSNNARLDITAGNELGGSIVEVDNHKRKKISGVVNYNDLGQNSTGKDRIKFSLIFEDIAGINDTFISTYQRKLGSNRRYKDNENFSFYYRVPIKYWEFSVSKDHSEYLSTIKSFAHTYEITGVSKNMNYSARRIIGRNSNGKTSIGVTLTNKETKNYFDGIKLITSSRKLSVLKIDANHNRRFFKGVLYGNFTYHEGIKNFGAEKDEDKGDSSPRAQFQKYTADLSWYRPFMIKNQRFSYRVSFSGQYSDDILYSSEKLGIGDDTTVRGFKENSIMGDKGFYVRNEIGYNYRFLEPFIAYDYGRVKDVYKDEYYEKNGSEMSGATVGVRMYLNNFDMSFSYSKPLTAPSYIKKNTHEIYFSMSARF; this is encoded by the coding sequence ATGAAAATCAAGGGGATATGTTTTTGGCTTTTTCTAGTGTTTAGTTATTGTGCTCATGCTAATCAACAAGAATTAATCCGGGAAGAAAGAAGAAGGCAGTCAGAAGAAATAAGGAAGTTAGAAAAAAATGAACTGAAAGATAAAGTCAAATTAAATGAGATAGAAGAAGATGTCCAGGCTATGGGGAGTGAAATAAGAAATATTGTTATTGAAGGAAATACTATATTAAAAAAATCTGAAATTGAAGTTTTAAAAAAAAGATATATAGGTAAAAAAGGTGGAAAAAATATATTAAATCTGATGAAAGAACTTGAAAATCTATATCTTGAAGGTGGTTATATTTCTGTTAGAGTAAAAATAGATATGGAGAAATCAAAGATTCCAGAAGGAGAAATATTTTTAAAGGTAATAGAAGGTCATCTAGAAGAAATTAGATTTAAAGATGAAAAAAATAAGAAAAAACTAAAAATTTTTACCTCTTTTCCTATCTCTAAAGGAAAAGTATTAAATATAAATGATCTTGATCAAGGGATAGACAATCTCAATTCAGTTTCTTCAAATAATGCAAGATTAGATATTACAGCAGGAAATGAGCTGGGAGGAAGCATAGTAGAAGTAGATAATCATAAAAGAAAAAAGATATCTGGAGTTGTAAATTATAATGATTTGGGTCAGAATTCTACTGGTAAGGACAGAATAAAATTCTCTCTTATTTTTGAAGATATTGCAGGTATAAATGATACTTTTATAAGTACTTATCAGCGAAAACTTGGAAGTAACAGAAGGTATAAAGATAATGAAAACTTCTCTTTCTATTACAGAGTACCAATAAAATATTGGGAATTTTCAGTATCAAAAGATCATTCTGAATATCTTTCTACAATAAAGTCATTTGCTCATACCTATGAAATAACAGGAGTTTCAAAGAATATGAATTATTCTGCAAGAAGGATAATAGGCAGGAACAGTAATGGAAAAACTTCTATAGGAGTAACTTTAACAAATAAAGAAACTAAGAATTATTTTGATGGGATAAAATTGATTACAAGCTCAAGAAAACTTTCTGTATTAAAAATAGATGCAAATCATAATAGAAGATTTTTTAAAGGAGTTCTTTATGGAAACTTTACTTATCATGAAGGAATAAAAAACTTTGGAGCGGAAAAAGATGAAGATAAAGGAGATTCTTCTCCAAGAGCACAATTTCAAAAATATACTGCTGATTTGAGTTGGTATAGACCATTTATGATAAAAAATCAGAGATTTTCATATAGAGTCTCTTTCAGTGGGCAATATTCTGATGACATCCTTTATTCTTCTGAAAAGTTAGGAATAGGGGATGATACTACTGTAAGAGGTTTTAAGGAAAATTCAATAATGGGTGATAAAGGTTTTTATGTAAGAAATGAAATTGGATATAACTATAGGTTTTTAGAACCATTTATTGCTTATGATTATGGGAGAGTAAAAGATGTATATAAAGATGAATATTATGAGAAAAATGGAAGTGAGATGAGTGGAGCAACAGTAGGAGTGAGAATGTATTTGAATAATTTTGATATGAGCTTTTCATATTCAAAACCTTTAACAGCTCCATCATATATAAAAAAGAATACACATGAAATATATTTTAGTATGAGCGCTAGATTTTAG
- a CDS encoding filamentous hemagglutinin N-terminal domain-containing protein → MEILKNKLLKRLIIYTYIFFSIFTQAAMAAAKTVDQNRNQQVNVEKAPNGVPIVNINAPNKNGVSHNYFKEYNVGKEGVLLNNSSKENNKTQLGGIIQGNSNLKGREADVILTEVTGVNRSNIEGYTEVVGKSAEYILANPNGIYLNGAGFINTPRVILTTGKSITDELGDLKGFDIDDGTVVVGSQGIDGKNVRMVDIVSRTAELNGAVYGGEEVNVVLGRNEYNHETREVKAKAEKEGDKPKVALDAKALGSLYAGKIYLQSTEKGVGVNSQGEMLAGSGDLEIDVNGDLILKDAQAKNDIKIKADNVRIQEKAIAENNININSKDIVNTGNISSNKNIEINSSNVENKGNITSKNINISNKEKIVNTGKISADNVIISSKDMENKELTAINADITLSGNLKSESLKAVENLNIKAKNIENTGTIAANKKVKIESTNLVNKGNISADNIEIKNENNILNEKNIISSSISMTSKSLYNNGFVQADILTLKMTDYLENSGSILGKTILLNANQILNKGTIYGENYLTLTSSKYVNESSGIIAGGQLFINGIGDNAGNITGDKLIFTGKEIKNSGNITGEDTLDITGDLNNTGTVQGKNLVSITGNIDNSKNIKSEKELNISGNILNTGYIYSENADIKGNITNSGDIFSLLNMKITGDIANNKNISSGNKLELLSDNILNNSRISALEILITGKKLVNNGSITSDTGVFNVYDLANSGIIYGKKSITISGNKIVNTKLIQSSNNLYLISVDIMNKGDIFSGNNMNITSQFFNNSGRIIGDGDLKFDTDNSIENSNLIQGNNITLKEINNSGKLIAKENIKASKVKNTGTISALKDFQGEGLLNFLFGKLILGENLSLEKELLNEGIISVKGDITAENVSNTGSMISDRDIRLKELDNNGGTIEGRNIEIKNTAILNNLSGDIRVFDNDSVLSIQAENIQNIGGKIQSQGQLELNIFNPFILEGNYTGNGLLKITAVSLIAKTNIENSGDIELNLSGDFLNNNKFVSGKNITINAVNLVNNNILGSTESFTVNLLGKLDNFNSLILGNGNNTIITGESIFNNGALTSHNNLNINSKDLINNGQIISGNNLILNTENILNGNYSLLYSKNDMNIFSKEDLINDKGEIYSGNNIEIKAQGKVQNITGVIQSIGDIYIEAVQIENLGENSSAIEEIPVYATAENDYINTMAYISSGKSITLKTMGDIINREGNILADRDVNIAAYRLINGNYTGSVTIVSQYYSENGVTETDKRTKISAGNNLNISAIKVGDGILSKERNIVNIKDINMEQVILDSSNVERIGTIDTENYITITEEDKELFVVNKDLINSKDISINSKEKINVGEDEIPVVNNYISNEKNPEFKYLIETNIKFIDMGYYLGSDYLFGKIGFNPEKDIRLLGDSFYESRIVNRAILENTGKRYLNGAANEKEQMQILLDNSVKAMEDFNLSIGVALTKEQINNLKDDIIWYVEEEIEGVKVLVPKIYLSKETLASLGKIKLK, encoded by the coding sequence ATGGAGATATTAAAAAATAAGCTGCTGAAAAGATTGATAATCTATACCTACATCTTTTTTAGTATCTTTACACAGGCAGCAATGGCAGCTGCAAAAACAGTTGATCAAAACAGGAATCAACAGGTAAACGTAGAGAAAGCACCAAATGGAGTTCCAATAGTAAATATTAATGCTCCCAATAAGAATGGAGTTTCTCACAACTATTTTAAAGAGTATAATGTTGGAAAAGAAGGAGTCCTCTTAAATAATAGCAGTAAGGAAAATAATAAAACTCAGTTGGGAGGAATTATTCAAGGAAACTCTAATCTGAAGGGAAGAGAAGCTGATGTTATTCTGACAGAGGTTACAGGTGTAAACAGAAGTAATATAGAAGGATATACTGAGGTAGTTGGAAAATCAGCTGAATATATTTTAGCAAATCCAAATGGAATATATTTAAATGGAGCAGGCTTTATCAATACCCCAAGAGTAATACTTACAACTGGAAAATCTATAACAGATGAACTTGGAGATTTAAAAGGATTTGATATAGATGATGGAACAGTAGTAGTAGGAAGTCAGGGAATAGATGGAAAAAATGTAAGAATGGTAGATATTGTTTCAAGGACAGCAGAACTGAATGGAGCAGTTTATGGTGGAGAAGAAGTAAATGTTGTTTTAGGAAGAAATGAGTATAACCATGAAACAAGAGAAGTGAAAGCCAAGGCTGAGAAAGAAGGAGATAAGCCTAAAGTGGCTCTGGATGCAAAAGCATTAGGGTCTCTTTATGCTGGAAAAATATATCTTCAAAGTACAGAAAAAGGTGTTGGAGTAAATAGTCAGGGAGAGATGCTGGCAGGGTCAGGAGATCTTGAGATAGATGTCAATGGAGATTTGATATTAAAAGATGCTCAAGCTAAAAATGATATAAAAATTAAAGCAGATAATGTAAGAATACAGGAAAAAGCTATTGCAGAAAATAATATTAATATAAACTCTAAAGATATAGTGAATACTGGAAATATATCTTCGAATAAAAATATAGAAATAAATAGTTCAAATGTTGAAAATAAAGGAAATATAACTTCAAAAAATATAAATATATCTAATAAAGAGAAGATTGTTAATACAGGGAAAATTTCAGCTGATAATGTAATAATATCTTCAAAAGATATGGAAAATAAAGAACTTACTGCAATAAATGCAGATATCACTTTAAGTGGAAATTTAAAAAGTGAATCATTGAAAGCAGTAGAAAATTTAAATATTAAAGCAAAAAATATAGAGAATACAGGAACTATAGCAGCTAATAAAAAAGTGAAAATTGAAAGTACTAATCTAGTAAATAAAGGAAATATAAGTGCGGATAATATAGAAATAAAAAATGAAAATAATATTTTAAATGAAAAAAATATAATATCTTCTTCAATTAGTATGACATCAAAATCTCTATATAATAATGGTTTTGTACAGGCTGATATTTTAACTTTAAAAATGACAGATTATTTGGAAAATAGCGGAAGTATTTTAGGTAAAACGATTCTACTGAATGCTAATCAAATATTGAATAAAGGAACTATTTATGGAGAAAATTACCTGACTCTTACATCTTCTAAATATGTTAATGAAAGTTCTGGAATTATAGCTGGAGGGCAACTTTTTATAAATGGTATTGGAGACAATGCTGGAAATATAACAGGTGACAAATTAATTTTTACTGGAAAAGAGATTAAAAACAGTGGAAATATAACAGGAGAAGATACACTTGATATTACTGGTGATTTAAATAATACTGGAACTGTTCAAGGAAAAAATCTGGTAAGTATAACTGGAAATATAGACAACAGTAAAAATATAAAGAGTGAAAAAGAATTAAATATATCTGGAAATATATTAAATACTGGGTATATATATAGTGAAAATGCAGATATAAAAGGAAATATAACTAATAGTGGAGATATTTTTTCTCTTTTAAATATGAAGATAACAGGAGATATAGCTAATAATAAAAATATAAGCAGTGGTAACAAGCTTGAATTATTAAGTGATAACATTCTAAATAATAGCAGAATATCAGCTTTAGAAATTTTAATTACTGGAAAAAAACTTGTAAATAATGGATCAATAACTTCAGACACAGGAGTTTTTAATGTTTATGATCTTGCAAATTCAGGAATTATATATGGTAAGAAAAGTATTACTATTTCAGGAAACAAAATTGTGAATACTAAACTTATTCAAAGTTCAAATAATTTATATTTAATTTCAGTGGATATAATGAATAAAGGAGATATATTTTCTGGAAATAATATGAATATTACTTCTCAATTTTTCAATAACAGTGGAAGAATAATAGGAGATGGAGATTTAAAATTTGATACTGATAATTCTATTGAAAATTCTAACTTGATTCAGGGAAATAACATAACACTTAAAGAAATAAATAATAGTGGAAAGCTTATTGCGAAAGAAAACATAAAAGCTTCTAAAGTAAAAAATACTGGAACTATCTCTGCTTTGAAAGACTTTCAAGGGGAAGGACTGTTGAATTTTCTTTTTGGAAAATTAATTCTTGGAGAGAATTTAAGTCTTGAAAAAGAGCTCCTCAATGAAGGAATTATTTCAGTGAAAGGGGATATAACAGCAGAAAATGTTTCTAATACTGGAAGTATGATTTCAGATAGAGATATAAGGTTAAAAGAATTAGATAATAATGGTGGAACTATTGAAGGAAGAAATATAGAGATAAAAAATACGGCAATCCTTAATAATTTATCTGGAGATATAAGGGTATTTGATAATGATTCTGTTTTGTCTATTCAAGCAGAAAATATTCAAAATATAGGTGGAAAGATACAATCTCAAGGGCAGCTTGAACTCAATATTTTTAATCCTTTTATCCTTGAAGGGAATTACACAGGAAATGGACTTTTAAAAATAACAGCAGTATCTCTTATTGCAAAAACAAACATAGAAAATAGTGGAGATATAGAGCTTAATTTATCTGGAGATTTCCTAAATAATAATAAATTTGTCAGTGGAAAGAATATAACTATAAATGCAGTGAACTTAGTAAATAATAATATATTAGGAAGTACAGAAAGTTTCACAGTTAATCTTTTAGGAAAACTAGATAATTTTAACAGTTTAATTTTAGGAAATGGAAATAATACAATAATAACTGGTGAAAGTATTTTTAATAATGGAGCTTTAACTTCACACAATAATCTAAATATAAATTCAAAGGATCTAATAAATAATGGACAGATAATTTCTGGAAATAATTTGATTTTAAATACAGAAAATATATTAAATGGAAATTATTCACTGCTATATTCAAAGAATGATATGAATATATTCTCAAAAGAAGATCTCATTAATGATAAAGGAGAAATATATTCTGGGAATAATATAGAGATAAAAGCTCAGGGTAAAGTTCAGAATATTACTGGAGTTATACAGTCAATAGGAGATATTTATATAGAAGCTGTTCAAATTGAAAACCTTGGAGAAAACTCTTCTGCTATTGAGGAAATACCAGTTTATGCAACTGCAGAAAATGATTATATAAATACAATGGCATATATTTCATCTGGAAAAAGTATTACTTTAAAAACTATGGGAGATATTATAAATAGAGAAGGAAATATTTTAGCAGACAGAGATGTAAATATAGCAGCATATAGATTGATAAATGGAAACTATACAGGGAGTGTTACTATTGTTTCTCAATATTATTCTGAAAATGGAGTAACAGAAACTGACAAGAGAACAAAAATATCAGCAGGGAATAACTTGAATATATCTGCTATAAAGGTAGGAGATGGAATTTTATCAAAAGAGAGAAATATAGTGAATATTAAAGATATAAATATGGAGCAGGTAATTTTGGACAGCAGTAATGTTGAAAGAATTGGAACGATTGATACAGAAAATTATATTACAATTACTGAGGAAGATAAAGAATTATTTGTTGTAAACAAAGATTTGATAAATTCAAAAGATATTTCAATAAATTCAAAAGAGAAAATAAATGTAGGAGAAGATGAAATACCAGTTGTAAATAATTATATTTCAAATGAAAAAAATCCTGAATTTAAATATCTGATAGAAACAAATATAAAATTTATAGATATGGGTTATTATCTTGGTTCAGACTATTTATTTGGGAAAATAGGATTTAATCCTGAAAAAGATATCAGACTTTTAGGAGACTCATTCTATGAATCAAGAATAGTAAATAGAGCTATTCTTGAAAATACAGGAAAGAGATATTTAAATGGAGCTGCAAATGAAAAAGAACAGATGCAGATATTATTGGATAATTCTGTAAAAGCTATGGAAGATTTTAATCTATCTATTGGAGTAGCTCTTACAAAAGAACAGATAAACAATCTTAAAGATGATATCATATGGTATGTAGAAGAGGAAATAGAGGGAGTAAAAGTTTTAGTTCCAAAGATATATCTTTCTAAAGAAACTCTTGCTTCATTAGGAAAAATTAAACTAAAATAA